One Pseudomonas abieticivorans genomic region harbors:
- the rpsL gene encoding 30S ribosomal protein S12, translated as MATINQLVRQPRKRIVEKSDVPALQNCPQRRGVCTRVYTTTPKKPNSALRKVCRVRLTNGFEVSSYIGGEGHNLQEHSVVLIRGGRVKDLPGVRYHTVRGSLDTSGVKGRNQGRSKYGTKKPK; from the coding sequence ATGGCAACTATCAACCAGCTGGTACGTCAGCCGCGTAAGCGTATCGTCGAGAAATCCGACGTACCTGCGCTGCAGAACTGCCCGCAACGTCGTGGCGTGTGCACCCGTGTGTACACCACCACGCCGAAAAAACCTAACTCGGCACTGCGTAAAGTATGCCGTGTGCGCCTGACCAACGGTTTCGAGGTTTCCTCGTACATCGGCGGTGAAGGCCACAACCTGCAAGAGCACAGCGTGGTACTGATCCGCGGCGGTCGTGTAAAAGACTTGCCAGGTGTTCGTTACCACACCGTTCGCGGCTCCCTGGATACCTCCGGCGTTAAAGGTCGTAACCAAGGTCGTTCGAAGTACGGTACCAAGAAGCCTAAGTAG
- the rpoC gene encoding DNA-directed RNA polymerase subunit beta', giving the protein MKDLLNLLKNQGQVEEFDAIRIGLASPEMIRSWSFGEVKKPETINYRTFKPERDGLFCAKIFGPVKDYECLCGKYKRLKHRGVICEKCGVEVALAKVRRERMAHIELASPVAHIWFLKSLPSRIGLLMDMTLRDIERVLYFESYVVIDPGMTTLEKGQLLNDEQYFEALEEFGDDFDARMGAEAVRELLHAIDLEHEIGRLREEIPQTNSETKIKKLSKRLKLMEAFQGSGNLPEWMVLTVLPVLPPDLRPLVPLDGGRFATSDLNDLYRRVINRNNRLKRLLDLSAPDIIVRNEKRMLQEAVDALLDNGRRGRAITGSNKRPLKSLADMIKGKQGRFRQNLLGKRVDYSGRSVITVGPALRLHQCGLPKKMALELFKPFIFGKLEMRGLATTIKAAKKMVERELPEVWDVLAEVIREHPVLLNRAPTLHRLGIQAFEPVLIEGKAIQLHPLVCAAYNADFDGDQMAVHVPLTLEAQLEARALMMSTNNILSPANGEPIIVPSQDVVLGLYYMTREAINAKGEGRVFADLQEVDRVFRAGEAALHAKIKVRINETVNDRDGGSVKNTRIVDTTVGRALLFQVVPAGLSYDVVNQPMKKKAISKLINQCYRVVGLKETVIFADQLMYTGFAYSTISGVSIGVNDFVIPDEKARIIGAATDEVKEIESQYASGLVTQGEKYNKVIDLWSKANDEVSKAMMSNLSKEKVIDRHGVEVDQESFNSMYMMADSGARGSAAQIRQLAGMRGLMAKPDGSIIETPITANFREGLSVLQYFISTHGARKGLADTALKTANSGYLTRRLVDVAQDLVVTEIDCGTEQGLLMTPHIEGGDVVEPLGERVLGRVIARDVFKPGTDEVIVPAGTLVDEQWVEFIELNSIDEVIVRSPISCETRFGICAKCYGRDLARGHQVNIGEAVGVIAAQSIGEPGTQLTMRTFHIGGAASRTSAADSVQVKNGGVVRLHNLKHVERADGNLVAVSRSGELAIADDFGRERERYKLPYGAVISVKEGDKVDAGAIVAKWDPHTHPIVTEMKGTVTYVGMEEGITIKRQTDELTGLTNIEVLDAKDRPAAGKEIRPAVKMVGADGKDLLLPGTDVPAQYFLPANALVGVADGVQVGVGDVIARIPQETSKTRDITGGLPRVADLFEARRPKEASILAEVSGTIAFGKETKGKRRLVITPNDGTDPYEELIPKWRHLNVFEGEQVNRGEVISDGPSDPHDILRLLGVSALAKYIVNEIQDVYRLQGVKINDKHIETILRQMLRKVEIAESGDSSFIKGDQMELTHVLTENERLSTDEKFISKYTRVLLGITKASLSTESFISAASFQETTRVLTEAAVTGKRDYLRGLKENVVVGRLIPAGTGLAYHSERKRRREADKPLRVSASEVEAALTEALNSSGN; this is encoded by the coding sequence TTGAAAGACCTACTGAATTTGCTGAAAAACCAGGGTCAAGTCGAAGAGTTTGACGCAATCCGTATCGGGTTGGCGTCGCCTGAGATGATCCGTTCGTGGTCGTTCGGTGAAGTTAAAAAGCCGGAAACCATCAACTACCGTACGTTCAAGCCTGAGCGTGACGGCCTGTTCTGCGCCAAGATCTTTGGCCCAGTCAAGGACTACGAGTGCCTGTGCGGTAAGTACAAGCGCCTGAAACACCGTGGCGTGATCTGCGAGAAGTGCGGCGTTGAAGTTGCACTGGCCAAGGTTCGTCGTGAGCGCATGGCGCACATCGAACTGGCTTCGCCGGTTGCCCACATCTGGTTCCTGAAGTCCCTGCCGTCGCGTATCGGCTTGCTGATGGACATGACCCTGCGTGATATCGAACGCGTTCTCTACTTCGAGAGCTATGTCGTTATCGACCCGGGCATGACCACCCTTGAAAAAGGCCAGCTGCTGAACGACGAGCAGTACTTCGAAGCCCTCGAAGAGTTCGGTGATGACTTCGACGCCCGCATGGGTGCAGAAGCTGTCCGTGAACTGCTGCACGCGATTGACCTGGAGCACGAGATTGGCCGCTTGCGCGAAGAGATTCCGCAAACCAACTCGGAAACCAAGATCAAGAAGCTGTCCAAGCGCCTGAAGTTGATGGAAGCCTTCCAGGGTTCCGGCAACCTGCCTGAGTGGATGGTGTTGACCGTTCTGCCGGTTCTGCCGCCAGATCTGCGTCCACTGGTCCCACTGGATGGCGGTCGTTTCGCGACTTCCGACCTCAACGATCTGTATCGTCGAGTGATCAACCGTAACAACCGTTTGAAGCGTCTGCTGGACCTGTCGGCTCCTGACATCATCGTGCGCAACGAAAAGCGCATGCTGCAGGAAGCGGTCGATGCCCTGCTGGACAACGGTCGTCGCGGTCGCGCCATCACCGGTTCCAACAAGCGCCCTCTGAAATCCCTGGCTGACATGATCAAGGGTAAGCAAGGTCGTTTCCGTCAGAACTTGCTCGGTAAGCGCGTTGACTACTCGGGTCGTTCGGTAATTACCGTAGGTCCGGCCCTGCGCCTGCACCAGTGCGGTCTGCCGAAGAAGATGGCACTCGAGCTGTTCAAGCCGTTCATTTTCGGCAAGCTGGAAATGCGTGGTCTGGCGACCACCATCAAAGCGGCCAAGAAAATGGTCGAGCGCGAACTGCCAGAGGTTTGGGACGTTCTCGCCGAAGTGATTCGCGAACACCCAGTGCTGCTCAACCGTGCACCGACCCTTCACCGTCTGGGTATCCAGGCGTTTGAACCAGTACTGATCGAAGGTAAGGCTATCCAGCTGCACCCTCTGGTCTGTGCTGCGTACAACGCCGACTTCGACGGCGACCAGATGGCGGTACACGTACCGTTGACCCTGGAAGCCCAGCTCGAAGCCCGTGCGCTGATGATGTCGACCAACAACATCCTGTCGCCAGCCAACGGTGAGCCAATCATCGTTCCGTCGCAGGACGTTGTACTGGGTCTGTACTACATGACCCGTGAAGCGATCAACGCCAAGGGCGAAGGCCGCGTATTCGCGGACCTGCAGGAAGTCGACCGCGTATTCCGCGCCGGCGAGGCAGCCCTGCACGCCAAGATCAAGGTTCGTATCAACGAAACCGTCAATGATCGTGATGGTGGCAGCGTCAAGAACACCCGTATCGTCGACACCACTGTCGGCCGTGCGCTGTTGTTCCAGGTGGTTCCGGCCGGCCTGTCCTACGACGTCGTCAACCAGCCGATGAAGAAGAAGGCGATCTCCAAGCTGATCAACCAGTGCTACCGCGTGGTTGGTTTGAAAGAGACCGTGATCTTCGCTGACCAGTTGATGTACACCGGTTTTGCCTACTCGACGATTTCGGGTGTTTCCATCGGCGTTAACGACTTCGTTATCCCGGATGAGAAAGCTCGCATCATCGGCGCCGCTACCGACGAAGTGAAAGAGATCGAAAGCCAATACGCTTCCGGCCTGGTAACCCAGGGCGAGAAGTACAACAAGGTGATCGACCTCTGGTCCAAGGCGAACGACGAAGTATCCAAGGCGATGATGTCCAACCTCTCGAAAGAGAAGGTTATCGACCGCCATGGCGTCGAAGTCGACCAGGAATCCTTCAACTCGATGTACATGATGGCTGACTCCGGTGCCCGGGGTTCGGCAGCTCAGATTCGTCAGTTGGCCGGTATGCGTGGCCTGATGGCCAAGCCGGACGGCTCGATCATCGAGACGCCGATCACCGCGAACTTCCGTGAAGGTTTGAGCGTACTTCAGTACTTCATCTCCACTCACGGTGCTCGTAAGGGTCTTGCGGATACCGCGTTGAAAACCGCTAACTCCGGTTACCTGACTCGTCGTCTGGTAGACGTGGCGCAAGACTTGGTGGTTACCGAGATCGATTGCGGCACCGAGCAGGGTCTGTTGATGACCCCGCACATCGAAGGCGGCGACGTCGTGGAGCCGTTGGGTGAACGTGTACTGGGTCGTGTCATTGCCCGTGACGTGTTCAAGCCTGGCACCGACGAAGTCATCGTGCCTGCCGGTACGCTGGTGGACGAGCAGTGGGTTGAATTCATCGAGCTGAACAGCATCGACGAAGTGATCGTGCGTTCGCCGATCAGCTGCGAAACCCGCTTCGGTATCTGCGCCAAGTGCTACGGTCGCGATCTGGCCCGTGGTCACCAGGTGAACATCGGTGAAGCGGTCGGCGTTATCGCTGCCCAGTCCATCGGTGAGCCGGGTACCCAGCTGACCATGCGTACGTTCCACATCGGTGGTGCGGCAAGCCGTACTTCCGCTGCTGATAGCGTTCAAGTGAAGAACGGTGGTGTGGTTCGTCTGCACAACCTGAAACACGTTGAGCGTGCTGACGGCAACCTGGTTGCTGTGTCCCGTTCCGGTGAGTTGGCCATCGCTGATGACTTCGGTCGTGAGCGTGAGCGCTACAAGCTGCCGTACGGTGCCGTGATTTCGGTTAAAGAGGGTGACAAGGTCGACGCTGGCGCTATCGTGGCCAAGTGGGACCCGCACACCCACCCAATCGTTACCGAAATGAAAGGTACCGTGACCTACGTGGGCATGGAAGAAGGTATTACGATCAAGCGCCAGACCGACGAATTGACCGGTTTGACCAACATCGAAGTACTGGACGCCAAAGACCGTCCTGCTGCCGGCAAAGAAATTCGCCCAGCGGTCAAGATGGTCGGCGCCGATGGCAAGGATCTGCTGCTGCCAGGTACTGACGTACCGGCCCAGTACTTCCTGCCAGCCAACGCCCTGGTCGGTGTGGCGGATGGTGTGCAAGTGGGTGTGGGTGACGTTATCGCCCGTATTCCACAGGAAACTTCGAAAACCCGTGACATCACCGGTGGTCTGCCGCGTGTTGCCGACCTGTTCGAAGCACGTCGTCCGAAAGAAGCGTCGATTCTGGCCGAAGTCAGCGGCACCATCGCCTTCGGTAAAGAGACCAAGGGCAAGCGCCGCCTGGTCATCACTCCGAACGACGGTACCGATCCGTACGAAGAGCTGATTCCGAAGTGGCGTCACCTGAACGTCTTCGAAGGCGAACAAGTGAACCGCGGCGAAGTTATCTCCGACGGCCCGAGCGATCCGCACGACATCCTGCGTCTGCTGGGTGTGAGCGCGCTGGCGAAGTACATCGTCAACGAGATCCAGGACGTTTACCGTCTGCAAGGCGTTAAGATCAACGACAAGCACATCGAAACCATCCTGCGCCAGATGCTGCGCAAGGTCGAGATTGCCGAGTCGGGTGATTCCAGCTTCATCAAGGGCGACCAGATGGAGTTGACCCATGTGTTGACCGAGAACGAGCGTCTGAGTACTGATGAGAAATTCATCTCCAAGTACACTCGCGTTCTGCTGGGTATCACCAAGGCCTCGCTGTCCACCGAATCGTTCATCTCGGCGGCTTCCTTCCAGGAAACCACTCGAGTGCTGACCGAGGCGGCGGTAACCGGCAAGCGCGATTACCTGCGCGGCCTGAAAGAGAACGTGGTCGTGGGTCGTCTGATCCCGGCCGGTACCGGTTTGGCCTACCACAGCGAGCGTAAGCGCCGCCGTGAAGCAGACAAACCATTGCGCGTAAGCGCAAGCGAAGTCGAAGCAGCACTGACGGAAGCGCTGAACTCCAGCGGTAACTGA
- the fusA gene encoding elongation factor G, which produces MARTTPISRYRNIGIVAHVDAGKTTTTERVLFYTGKSHKMGEVHDGAATTDWMVQEQERGITITSAAITAFWKGSEKQYKDEHRFNVIDTPGHVDFTIEVERSLRVLDGAVVVFCGTSGVEPQSETVWRQANKYGVPRLVYVNKMDRAGANFLRVIGQIKQRLGHTPVPIQLAIGSEDNFQGQIDLITMEAIYWNDADKGMVPVRKPIPAELQELADEWRNNMVEAAAEASEELMNKYLEGEELTNVEIKAALRQRTIAGEIVLAVCGSSFKNKGVPLVLDAVIDYLPAPTDIPAIKGSNPDNEEEEMERHADDSEPFSALAFKIATDPFVGTLTFVRVYSGVLASGDGVINSVKGKKERVGRMVQMHANAREEIKEVRAGDIAALIGMKDVTTGETLCDAAKPIILVRMDFPEPVISVAVEPKTKDDQEKMGIALGKLAQEDPSFRVKTDEETGQTIISGMGELHLDILVDRMRREFNVEANIGKPQVSYRERITKNCEIEGKFVRQSGGRGQFGHCWIRFAPADEGQEGLQFVNEVVGGVVPKEYIPAIQKGIEEQMKNGVVAGYPLIGLKATVFDGSYHDVDSNEMAFKVAASMATKQLAQKGGGELLEPIMAVEVVTPEDYMGDVMGDLNRRRGMILGMEDTVSGKVIRAEVPLGEMFGYATDVRSMSQGRASYSMEFKKYNTAPAHIAETVSKKQG; this is translated from the coding sequence ATGGCTCGTACTACTCCGATTAGCCGCTACCGTAACATCGGTATCGTCGCTCACGTGGATGCTGGTAAAACCACCACCACCGAGCGCGTCCTTTTTTACACCGGCAAAAGTCACAAGATGGGCGAGGTGCATGACGGCGCCGCGACCACAGACTGGATGGTTCAGGAGCAGGAGCGTGGTATTACCATTACTTCTGCTGCCATTACCGCCTTCTGGAAAGGTTCCGAGAAGCAGTACAAGGACGAGCACCGCTTCAACGTAATCGATACCCCGGGCCACGTAGACTTCACCATTGAAGTTGAGCGTTCGCTGCGTGTACTCGACGGCGCTGTCGTTGTGTTCTGCGGTACCTCGGGTGTTGAGCCTCAGTCGGAAACCGTATGGCGTCAGGCCAACAAATACGGCGTTCCACGTCTTGTTTATGTCAACAAGATGGACCGTGCTGGTGCCAACTTCCTGCGCGTGATCGGTCAGATCAAGCAGCGTCTGGGTCATACCCCGGTGCCAATCCAATTGGCTATCGGTTCCGAAGACAACTTCCAGGGTCAGATCGATCTGATCACCATGGAAGCGATCTACTGGAATGACGCTGACAAAGGCATGGTTCCTGTTCGCAAGCCGATCCCGGCCGAGCTGCAAGAACTGGCTGACGAGTGGCGCAACAACATGGTTGAGGCTGCGGCTGAAGCCAGCGAAGAGCTGATGAACAAGTACCTCGAAGGTGAAGAACTCACCAACGTGGAAATCAAGGCCGCTCTGCGTCAGCGTACTATCGCTGGTGAGATCGTCTTGGCTGTTTGCGGTTCGTCGTTCAAGAACAAGGGCGTTCCCCTGGTTCTCGATGCTGTTATCGACTACTTGCCTGCTCCAACCGACATTCCTGCTATCAAGGGTTCCAACCCTGATAACGAGGAAGAAGAGATGGAGCGTCATGCTGACGACAGCGAGCCGTTCTCGGCTCTGGCGTTCAAGATCGCTACCGACCCATTCGTGGGTACCCTGACCTTCGTCCGCGTTTACTCGGGCGTGTTGGCCTCCGGCGACGGCGTGATCAACTCGGTCAAGGGCAAGAAAGAGCGCGTGGGTCGTATGGTGCAAATGCACGCAAACGCCCGCGAAGAGATCAAGGAAGTACGCGCTGGCGACATCGCGGCCCTGATCGGCATGAAGGACGTCACCACTGGTGAGACTTTGTGCGACGCTGCTAAGCCAATCATCCTGGTTCGCATGGACTTCCCGGAGCCGGTTATTTCGGTTGCCGTAGAGCCTAAGACCAAGGATGACCAGGAAAAAATGGGTATCGCTCTGGGCAAGCTTGCTCAGGAAGATCCATCTTTCCGCGTCAAGACTGATGAAGAGACTGGTCAAACGATCATCTCCGGCATGGGCGAGCTTCACCTGGACATCCTGGTTGACCGGATGCGCCGTGAGTTCAACGTCGAAGCCAACATCGGTAAGCCTCAAGTTTCCTATCGTGAGCGCATCACGAAGAATTGTGAAATTGAAGGCAAATTCGTTCGTCAGTCCGGCGGTCGTGGCCAGTTCGGCCATTGCTGGATCCGTTTTGCTCCTGCTGATGAAGGTCAGGAAGGTCTGCAATTCGTGAACGAAGTAGTGGGCGGTGTTGTTCCTAAGGAATACATCCCGGCTATCCAGAAGGGTATCGAAGAGCAGATGAAGAACGGTGTTGTTGCCGGCTATCCGCTCATCGGCCTGAAGGCGACCGTTTTTGACGGTTCTTACCACGACGTCGACTCCAACGAGATGGCGTTCAAGGTAGCTGCCTCCATGGCAACCAAGCAGCTGGCCCAGAAGGGCGGTGGTGAGTTGCTTGAGCCAATCATGGCGGTAGAAGTCGTTACGCCTGAAGACTACATGGGTGACGTGATGGGCGACCTTAACCGTCGCCGCGGCATGATCTTGGGTATGGAAGACACGGTCTCCGGCAAAGTAATTCGTGCCGAAGTTCCGCTGGGTGAGATGTTCGGTTATGCGACCGACGTCCGTTCCATGTCCCAGGGTCGCGCAAGCTACTCTATGGAATTCAAAAAATACAACACAGCTCCGGCGCATATCGCTGAAACTGTATCCAAAAAACAAGGCTGA
- the rpsG gene encoding 30S ribosomal protein S7, protein MPRRRVAAKREVLDDPKYGSQILAKFMNHVMESGKKAVAERIVYGALEKVKERKNSDPLEIFEKALDAIAPLVEVKSRRVGGATYQVPVEVRPSRRNALAMRWLVDYARKRGEKSMALRLAGELLDAAEGKGAAVKKREDVHRMAEANKAFSHYRF, encoded by the coding sequence ATGCCAAGAAGACGCGTAGCAGCCAAGCGCGAAGTGCTTGACGATCCAAAATACGGAAGCCAAATCCTGGCCAAGTTCATGAACCACGTGATGGAAAGCGGCAAGAAAGCCGTTGCCGAGCGTATCGTTTATGGCGCGCTGGAAAAGGTTAAAGAGCGCAAGAACAGCGACCCACTGGAAATCTTCGAGAAAGCTCTCGACGCCATCGCTCCGCTGGTCGAAGTAAAGTCGCGCCGTGTAGGCGGTGCCACTTACCAGGTTCCGGTCGAAGTTCGCCCGTCCCGTCGTAACGCCCTGGCAATGCGCTGGCTGGTAGACTACGCGCGCAAGCGCGGCGAGAAGTCTATGGCTCTGCGTTTGGCTGGCGAGCTGCTGGATGCTGCTGAAGGCAAAGGTGCTGCAGTTAAGAAGCGTGAAGACGTGCACCGTATGGCTGAAGCCAACAAAGCGTTCTCGCACTACCGCTTCTAA